Genomic DNA from Methanosarcina sp. MTP4:
ACGCCGAGGTAGACGAGAGTTGCCACATTTTCCGGGAGAGCGAGGTTTGGGGTATAGAGGGCGCTGTCCGGGGGGATCCGGCTTTTCAGGTCAAGGACAGTTTCCAGAAACTTCCGGGCATTGTTCTCTAGGTTCCCTGCCCCTTCCATTACGTAGAGGTCTCTTTTCCCGGGGATTTCTCCTTTCCTGAGGAGAGAACCTGTGGGACCTTCTCCTTTCATCTCCTCGTCCCCGGTTCCGGCAGTTCCTTCGGCGGAGGTCCCGGTGTTTCTTCTAGCGTCGGAAGGGACGGCAGGAGGGTACGCCTGGTGGGGCAGGATTATGAGGGTTTCATCCCCCACTTTTTCACGGATTTCTTTTATGTGTGCTTCCGGTCCCCCGGGCTCTTTCGAGCTCCAGAGGCTTCCCGCATCCACGATGGAACCCGGGGTTTCAAGGTTTCCGAGCTCTGCCGTGTGCAGGACGCACGGGGTGCGAAGTTCCGGGGAAAACAGGAATTTTCCTATCCTTGCGGCTCCGTCTCTTTGTTCTACCTCAAAGTATCGTGTCATTGTTTTCCTCTTATTTTTTTCCTTTTATGTCTGTCCGAATGTAAAGAAATGTGATATATTTGGGAATGGATGATTGATATCATTCTACTTGGGCTTTAAAGGGGAAGAATGATGGTATTATTCTACTTGGGCTTTAAAGGGGGCGGGTGATTTGTATTATTTTACGTGCTTTAAAGGGAAGGATGATGGTATATTCTTATATGCTTTAAAGGGGAAGGATGATGGTATATTTTTATATATTATTAATAGCTTGATAGTGTGCTGCAAAAAATTATCTGTTGCTCACATAAGCAGTTTGCTGCTCACATAAGCAGTTATTCACCCGATCATCATATGTTACGAAAGTCACCTATTTTTTGAGATCCGAATTCTGAAAATTGAAAAACCCGAATTTTAAAAACTTGAGGTCTATAAATGAATATCACTGAAGAGCTTCTAGAGATCGTTGGCGACCGCCTCTCTGTCTCGTCTTCGGAACTTTACTGTTATTCTTCCGATGCATCCCAGGTCAAGGGGGTGCCCGATTACGTTGTACGCCCTGAAAGTACGGAAGAGGTCAGTCGGATTGTCAAACTGGCCTTTGAGCACGAAATCCCGGTAACCGCAAGGGGTGCGGGAACAGGGCTTGCGGGGGGAGCTGTTCCGGTACACGGAGGGATCGTGCTCGACCTGTCAGGCATGAACCGGCTCCTTGAAATCGACCTGGACAACCTGCAGGTCGTTGTGGAACCAGGGGTCATTCAGGATACCCTCAATGATGTGCTAAAACCCCACGGCTTCTTTTTCCCCCCGAACCCTGGGAGTTCTGCCATGTGTACCATCGGGGGCATGATAGCTTACAACGCAAGCGGGATGCGCTGCGTCAAGTACGGGACCACACGGAATTACGTCCGGGACCTGGAAGTGGTTCTGGCAGACGGATCTGTCATCCACACAGGCTCGAAAATGTTGAAGTCGGCGGCAGGGTATGACCTGACCCAGTTGATGATAGGGTCGGAAGGCACCCTCGGGATCGTAACGAAGGCGGGCCTGAAAATAGCCCCTCTTCCGAAAGCCCGGAAACTGGTCATAGCTGCCTTTGAAAATGCCGAACTGGCCGGAAAAGCTGTTATCAAGATCTTTTCAAACGGAGTCGTCCCTTCGGCCTGCGAGATCCTGGACAGGGTTTCCCTGCAGGTCTTGAAGCGCTACGACCCGAACCTGGTTCTCCCTGCGGAAGGGGATGTCATTCTCTTTGAAGTGGACGGGACGGAAACTTCGGCGCGTGAAGCCGCTGAGCAGGTAATGGATGTCTGTTCCCCGCTGGCCCTGACCATCAAGCTTGCGGAAAGCGAAAAAGAAATGGCTGACATCTGGGCTGCCAGGAAACTTGTAGGCGCCGCGGTTTCCCGTCTGGACCCGACCAAGACCCGGATCTATGTGGGAGAAGATGTAGGCGTGCCCATGAAACAGATCCCAAAACTGCTCAGGCGCGTGCAGGAAATCTCCGAGGAGTTCGACCTGCCTGCAATGAAGTACGGGCACATCGGGGATGGAAACCTCCACCTTGCCCTTTTCATCGATGTCCTGAACCAGGATGAGTGGGACCGCCTGAAAAAAGCGGCGGATAAGGTCCACAGGACTGCAATTGAGCTGGGAGGCACGGTCAGTTCCGAGCACGGCGTGGGTGCCGCCAGGGGAATGTACATGGAAGCCCAGTGGGGCCCTGCGTTTGAAGTGATGCGGACGATAAAAAAAGCCCTTGACCCGAAAGGGATCCTGAATCCGGGAAAGCTTGGGTTGTGAGAGCAATGAAAAATGAAAAAACAAAAAATGAAAATGAAGCTTCAGGGGTAAAAAAACAGGCAGAAATGAAAGCCGAAGAAGGAACCGAAGCAAAAACCGAGGCAAAAACCGAGGCAAAAACTGAAGCCGAAAAGGAAAAAACCGAAACAAAGCCTTTTGAGGTTGATCGCAGGTCGGTTTACAAGTGCGTGCAGTGCGGGACCTGCCGCTCGGTCTGCCCGGTCTTTGAAGCCGTAGGCTGGGAGTCTGCCAATACCCGCGGTCGCATGCTGATTATCAAGAGCCTCCTTGAGGGCAGGGTGCCTTCCGAAGACGTCCTCCCGAGCCTTGCAACCTGTACGACCTGCGGGATCTGCGCTGCTAAATGCCCTGCCGGGGCAAACCCTCCGGAAGTCGTGGAAGAGGCCCGTTCCGAACTCGTGCGGCTGGGCATCACAAC
This window encodes:
- a CDS encoding FAD-binding oxidoreductase, giving the protein MNITEELLEIVGDRLSVSSSELYCYSSDASQVKGVPDYVVRPESTEEVSRIVKLAFEHEIPVTARGAGTGLAGGAVPVHGGIVLDLSGMNRLLEIDLDNLQVVVEPGVIQDTLNDVLKPHGFFFPPNPGSSAMCTIGGMIAYNASGMRCVKYGTTRNYVRDLEVVLADGSVIHTGSKMLKSAAGYDLTQLMIGSEGTLGIVTKAGLKIAPLPKARKLVIAAFENAELAGKAVIKIFSNGVVPSACEILDRVSLQVLKRYDPNLVLPAEGDVILFEVDGTETSAREAAEQVMDVCSPLALTIKLAESEKEMADIWAARKLVGAAVSRLDPTKTRIYVGEDVGVPMKQIPKLLRRVQEISEEFDLPAMKYGHIGDGNLHLALFIDVLNQDEWDRLKKAADKVHRTAIELGGTVSSEHGVGAARGMYMEAQWGPAFEVMRTIKKALDPKGILNPGKLGL